The window TTCCATACCCATATAATGCCCTTGAGCCATATATAAGCACAACCACGCTCAGGATCCATCATGATCGCCATCACCTGGCCTATGTGGAGGGCCTCAACAGGGCTGAACTCGCCCTTGTTGAAGCGCGCCGCTCCGGCGACTTTTCTCTAGTGCGATATTGGGAAAGAGAACTGGCATTCAACGGGTCAGGTCATGTGTTGCATAGCATATACTGGACCAATATGAGTCCTGAGGGCGGTGGCATGCCATCTGGGGTTGTGCTGGAGCAGATCAAGCTGTATTTCGGCAACTTTGGAGCGTTTCAGCAGCAGATGTCTCGGGCTGCTCAGGATGTTGAAGGCTCAGGATGGGCGCTTTTAGTCTGGCAGCCCCAGTGGGGAAGGGTAGAAGTCTTGACTGCTGAAAAGCACGAAGATCTGACGCAATGGGGAGTGATCCCGCTTCTTGTGGTCGATGTATGGGAGCACGCCTACTATGTCGACTACCAAAATAGACGCGGGGACTATATAAATGCCTGGTGGAATGTGGTTAATTGGAATGACGTTGAAAGGCGCCTGCGGCTTGCCATGCAGGCAAGGGTCCCAATGGCTTAAGTATAAGTATTGGCTCTGCCGGTATAAATCCAATTTCATGCCAAGGGCGAAGGTGGTTCGATGGGTATATTCAATAACCGCAGAGGTAGTGGGATCTTGCGCGGGCAATTAGGACGGTGGCCGGGGCAATCCGGCGAGGGTGATAATGGCGCTCCCTCGGATGAGAATCAGGAAATCCCTTCCGTGCTTCATTCGGCTTTCCTGGCCGCATTCGGGGCGTTGGCCTGGGTGTTTGGGGCAGATCTTGTACAAAATCGGCCAGGAACCCCGGTGCAGTTCGTCGCCTCAGTGGTCAGCGGTTTCATCGGAGGGCCCCTGGGCCTTTTGCTCACGGGCATTTTGAATGACGAACTCGTCGGCGTTACCCTGGGCACCATAGTAACAGGTATGGTTTATACCTTGATCGCCGGAATGGCTCCTCAGGATCAAAATAATGATGGTTAGACAGTGGGGATAGACACATGGCATCATCATGTCGGCGCGAGCGCCGGGGAACCGACGCATGGCCGGCTCACGGCTCAAACTCGCGCTCGACCATCGATGATCTTGCGATTAGAACCTGCTCAAAAGCTCTTCCCATTGGGAATAGCAGGCATCTAACCTGCTCTGGAGCTCACGTCGAGCTTTTGCCTTCTCCTTCAACTTGTCTGGGAAAAGGTAAAGCTCAAGGTCGGCAAGTTCTCCATCAAGAGCCTTTACCTTTTCTTCGATGCGCGAAATCTCTTCCTCAAGCTCTGCTATGCGTCCCTCCAGGAGGGCATCGGCTTTCCCTGCCCGGGGGGCTTCTTCAGAATTTCCCGTTCTACGCGGAATCCTTTCTTTGCGTTTCCGACTGATATTCAAGTCATTGCCGGCCTCAGCCACGGGCTCAGTCATGGTAGTCCTATTTGCCGTATAAGCTGAATAGTCGCCAGGAAAGTCATGGATCAAAGCGGGACTCTGTGTCGTAATGTGGGAAAACCCTGATTTCCTGGCATTGACGACCGGGACTTTGAGATCGAGAATACGATCCGCAATGCGTTCGAGGAACCGGCGGTCGTGCGATATGACAAGGAGAGTCCCGTCGAATGAAGCAAGGGCGTCTTCCAGAGCTTCTATCGATTGAATATCCAAATGGTTGGTGGGCTCATCCAGCATAAGCAGGTTGGCCCCGCTTGTGACCATTTTAGCAAGGCAGAGCCTGTTGCGTTCTCCCCCGCTCAGCACGCGAACAGGTTTAAAAACATCATCGCCACTGAATAAAAACCTCCCGAGGATGTTTCTCGCCTCCTGCATGCCAAGCTTAGAATCCTTCAGGAAGCTGTCGATTACCGTCATATCAGGGTCGAGTTCTCCATGTTCTTGATCATAATAGGCAATCGAAACCCCTTGTCCGAGAATGACTGTTCCTGAAGAGGGCGGGAGCTTTCCCGACAAGATCCGGAACAAGGTGGACTTGCCTACGCCATTGGGCCCAATGATGGCTGCGTGTTCGCCCTTCATGATCTTGAAGGAGATGTCCTCAAAGAGAACTCTCCCTTGAAACTCCATCGATATCCCTTTTACCTCAAGCACAAGGTCTCCCGATTCCCTGGCGGCAGAAAAGTTCATCTTCATTGTCTTCGGGCTGGCGGGGACACGGTCTATTCGTTCGATACGCAAGAGCCGTTTCTTGACAGTCTCAGCC is drawn from Bacillota bacterium and contains these coding sequences:
- a CDS encoding superoxide dismutase, which codes for MNFDDKKASGNDETLRFFSPGSPQPVPSVPPGGHRLPSLPYPYNALEPYISTTTLRIHHDRHHLAYVEGLNRAELALVEARRSGDFSLVRYWERELAFNGSGHVLHSIYWTNMSPEGGGMPSGVVLEQIKLYFGNFGAFQQQMSRAAQDVEGSGWALLVWQPQWGRVEVLTAEKHEDLTQWGVIPLLVVDVWEHAYYVDYQNRRGDYINAWWNVVNWNDVERRLRLAMQARVPMA
- the abc-f gene encoding ABC-F type ribosomal protection protein, giving the protein MPVLKLQDVTKYYGPSLILDGISFELNEGEHVALIGPNGAGKSTLLRIIAGQEAPDRGKVTLREGATLGFLTQDPDLDPSATLLEEARKGFSRLLELKDLMNRLEHEITASASREDHGGLSCKAENHNAVSNLLSEYGTISSRFEMAGGYEMDSRIETVLNGLGFPAESRDQMISSFSGGEKTRIGLAKLLLSEPDILLLDEPTNHLDISAIEWLESFLRSYSGAVIVVSHDRRFLDAVTNRTIELSRHKIKDYPGNYSRFMEIKKLQEEAQAKAYEQQQKEIARLTEMYYRYKAWGGRNPRFHKQAETVKKRLLRIERIDRVPASPKTMKMNFSAARESGDLVLEVKGISMEFQGRVLFEDISFKIMKGEHAAIIGPNGVGKSTLFRILSGKLPPSSGTVILGQGVSIAYYDQEHGELDPDMTVIDSFLKDSKLGMQEARNILGRFLFSGDDVFKPVRVLSGGERNRLCLAKMVTSGANLLMLDEPTNHLDIQSIEALEDALASFDGTLLVISHDRRFLERIADRILDLKVPVVNARKSGFSHITTQSPALIHDFPGDYSAYTANRTTMTEPVAEAGNDLNISRKRKERIPRRTGNSEEAPRAGKADALLEGRIAELEEEISRIEEKVKALDGELADLELYLFPDKLKEKAKARRELQSRLDACYSQWEELLSRF